A stretch of the Corylus avellana chromosome ca6, CavTom2PMs-1.0 genome encodes the following:
- the LOC132184557 gene encoding PH, RCC1 and FYVE domains-containing protein 1-like has product MADLVSYGNADRDIEQALIALKKGAPLIKYGRKGKPKFCPFRLSNDESSLIWISGSEERSLKLASVSRIIPGQRTAVFQRYLRPEKDYLSFSLIYNNGKRSLDLICKDKVEAEVWIAGLKALIPSGQGGRSKIDGRSDGGLYLDDSADLTSNSDSSFSATRDISSPEVSVTLNPNTSPKSFQPDNSVHSERSHASEETNMQVKGSGSDAFRVSVSSAPSTSSHGSAPDDCDALGDVYIWGEVICDNVVKVGADRSANYWTPRTDVLLPRPLESNVVLDVHYIACGVKHASLVTRQGEVFTWGEESGGRLGHGVGKDVSQPRLVETLASTSVDFVACGEFHTCAVTMAGELYTWGDGTHNAGLLGHGTDVSHWIPKRISGPLEGLQVASVTCGPWHTAVVTSTGQLFTFGDGTFGVLGHGDRESVCYPREVDSLSGLRTIAVACGVWHTAAVVEVIMTQSSASVSSGKLFTWGDGDKNRLGHGDKEARLKPTCVPALIDYNFQKIACGHSLTIGLTTSGHVFAMGSTVYGQLGNPHSDGKLPCLVEGKLAGESVEDIACGAYHVAVLTSRNEVYTWGKGANGRLGHGDVEDRKTPTLVEALKDRHVKYIACGSNYTAAICLHKWVSGAEQSQCSACRQAFGFTRKRHNCYNCGLVHCHSCSSRKALRAALAPNPGKPYRVCESCYAKLNKVSEANGTNRRNAIPRLSGENKDRLDKADIRLSKSVPSNMDLIKQLDSKAAKQGKKADTFSLVRSSQAPSLLQLRDVVLSSAVDLRRTVPRPALTPSGVSSRSVSPFSRRPSPPRSATPVPTTSGLSFSKSISDGLKKTNELLNQEVLKLRAQVESLRQRCELQELELQKSAKKAQEAMALAAEESAKSKAAKEVIKSLTAQLKDMAERLPPGVYDPESMRPAYLPNGLETNGIHDPDTHGERHSRSDSSSSSYFASTTGIVSVSINGTHGQIPSPRVSGTNETDIYQQNRGLTSSNGMDENPDIRLPNGGGVSVSEAVDGRESGPFQDGENGMKSRNSALAGNNNQVEAEWSEQYEPGVYITLVALRDGTRDLKRVRFSRRRFGEHQAETWWSENREKVYERYNVRGSDKSSISGQAARRSEGAVSPVSQR; this is encoded by the exons GATGAATCATCTTTAATTTGGATTTCAGGTAGTGAAGAAAGAAGTTTGAAGTTAGCTTCTGTCTCAAGAATTATTCCTGGACAAAGAACA GCTGTTTTTCAACGGTATCTGCGTCCTGAAAAGGACTATCTATCTTTTTCTCTCATATATAACAACGGAAAACGGTCCCTTGATCTG ATTTGCAAGGATAAAGTTGAGGCGGAGGTGTGGATTGCAGGCCTCAAAGCATTGATACCCTCTGGTCAAGGTGGACGCTCCAAAATTGATGGACGGAGTGATGGAGGCCTCTACCTTGAT GACAGTGCAGACTTAACATCAAATAGTGATAGTTCATTTAGTGCTACTCGAGACATTAGCTCACCTGAGGTTTCTGTTACTTTGAACCCAAATACTTCTCCAAAGAGCTTTCAGCCTGATAACTCTGTGCATTCTGAAAGGTCACATGCATCAGAGGAGACAAATATGCAGGTAAAAGGATCTGGTTCAGATGCTTTTCGAGTTAGTGTTTCTAGCGCACCTAGCACTTCCAGTCATGGCTCTGCACCGGATGATTGTGATGCTTTAGGTGATGTATATATATGGGGTGAGGTTATTTGCGATAACGTTGTGAAGGTTGGAGCTGACAGAAGTGCTAATTATTGGACCCCAAGAACAGATGTGCTTCTTCCCAGGCCATTAGAGTCCAATGTAGTTTTGGATGTACATTATATAGCCTGTGGAGTCAAGCATGCCTCCCTTGTTACAAGGCAAGGTGAAGTTTTTACCTGGGGTGAAGAGTCTGGAGGACGGCTTGGGCATGGTGTTGGAAAGGATGTTAGTCAACCTCGTCTTGTTGAAACTTTGGCATCTACTAGTGTTGACTTTGTGGCCTGTGGGGAGTTCCATACTTGTGCTGTTACAATGGCTGGGGAACTTTATACATGGGGAGATGGTACACATAATGCTGGGCTTCTTGGACATGGCACTGATGTCAGTCATTGGATACCCAAGAGAATCTCTGGTCCTCTTGAGGGACTTCAAGTTGCTTCAGTTACTTGTGGTCCATGGCATACTGCCGTAGTAACATCAACAGGGCAGCTTTTTACATTTGGCGATGGAACATTTGGTGTCTTGGGCCATGGAGATAGGGAAAGTGTTTGTTACCCAAGAGAAGTAGACTCTCTCTCCGGGTTGAGGACTATTGCTGTTGCATGTGGGGTGTGGCATACTGCTGCTGTGGTGGAGGTAATTATGACACAGTCCAGTGCAAGTGTTTCATCTGGTAAATTGTTTACTTGGGGTGATGGAGATAAAAATCGTCTTGGTCATGGAGACAAGGAAGCTCGGCTTAAACCTACATGTGTGCCAGCGCTTATTGATTACAATTTTCAGAAAATTGCTTGTGGACACAGTTTAACCATTGGCCTTACCACATCAGGACATGTTTTTGCAATGGGGAGCACTGTTTATGGTCAACTTGGGAATCCCCATTCTGATGGAAAGCTACCTTGCTTGGTCGAAGGCAAGCTTGCTGGTGAATCTGTTGAAGATATTGCGTGTGGTGCATATCATGTGGCAGTATTAACTTCCAGGAATGAAGTTTATACATGGGGAAAGGGTGCTAATGGGAGGTTGGGCCATGGAGATGTTGAAGATCGAAAAACGCCAACTCTGGTAGAAGCTTTGAAGGACAGACATGTAAAATATATTGCTTGTGGTTCAAACTACACAGCAGCTATTTGTCTTCATAAATGGGTTTCTGGTGCTGAGCAGTCACAGTGCTCTGCTTGTAGACAGGCTTTTGGGTTTACTAGAAAGAGACACAACTGCTATAATTGTGGACTTGTACACTGCCATTCTTGCAGTTCTAGAAAAGCATTAAGAGCAGCACTGGCTCCTAATCCGGGAAAGCCATATCGTGTTTGTGAATCTTGTTATGCAAAATTGAATAAGGTGTCGGAAGCTAATGGTACTAACAGGAGGAATGCAATTCCTCGCTTGTCTGGTGAAAACAAGGATAGGTTAGACAAAGCTGATATAAGATTGTCCAAGTCAGTGCCTTCTAATATGGATTTGATAAAGCAGTTAGATAGCAAAGCAGCCAAGCAGGGGAAGAAGGCTGACACATTCTCCCTAGTTCGCTCCTCTCAAGCACCTTCTTTGCTGCAGCTGAGAGATGTTGTTCTTTCTAGTGCCGTTGATCTGCGACGAACAGTTCCTAGACCGGCTCTCACACCATCTGGAGTGAGTTCTAGGTCTGTTTCTCCTTTCTCGAGGAGACCTAGCCCCCCGCGTTCTGCTACACCTGTTCCTACCACCTCGGGACTTTCCTTCTCCAAAAGTATCAGTGAtggtttgaagaaaacaaatgagCTATTGAATCAAGAAGTGCTTAAGTTACGCGCACAG GTGGAGAGCCTGAGACAAAGATGTGAACTTCAAGAACTAGAGCTTCAGAAATCAGCGAAAAAGGCTCAAGAGGCTATGGCACTTGCTGCAGAGGAATCTGCTAAATCAAAAGCTGCGAAGGAAGTTATAAAGTCACTTACTGCACAG CTTAAAGATATGGCTGAGAGGCTGCCACCTGGTGTTTATGACCCTGAGAGCATGAGGCCTGCTTACCTGCCAAATGGTCTAGAGACAAATGGCATTCACGATCCAGACACACATGGAGAGCGCCATTCAAGATCTGATTCAAGCAGCAGCTCTTACTTTGCTTCTACCACAGGAATTGTTTCTGTTTCAATAAACGGAACTCACGGCCAAATTCCTTCGCCAAGGGTGTCTGGAACCAATGAAACCGACATATACCAACAAAACCGGGGGCTTACGAGCTCCAATGGGATGGATGAAAATCCAGATATTAGGCTGCCAAATGGTGGAGGGGTTAGTGTGTCGGAGGCAGTTGATGGCAGGGAATCTGGGCCTTTCCAAGATGGTGAGAATGGTATGAAATCTAGGAATTCTGCACTGGCTGGTAACAACAATCAAGTTGAGGCAGAATGGTCAGAGCAGTACGAGCCTGGTGTATATATAACCCTTGTGGCCCTGCGAGACGGAACAAGAGATCTCAAACGAGTTCGCTTCAG CCGGAGACGATTTGGAGAGCACCAAGCTGAAACTTGGTGGTCGGAGAATCGTGAAAAGGTGTACGAGAGGTACAATGTTCGTGGGTCAGACAAATCATCGATTTCTGGCCAGGCTGCACGCAGATCAGAGGGAGCTGTTTCACCAGTTTCCCAACGTTAG